The following are encoded in a window of Corythoichthys intestinalis isolate RoL2023-P3 chromosome 8, ASM3026506v1, whole genome shotgun sequence genomic DNA:
- the ankrd49 gene encoding ankyrin repeat domain-containing protein 49 isoform X2 has translation MEFSDDLNQLELLNTHGHLIPQGASSLWTGSKDEEGELEDEDEVHSEEWYLHKEEDLKDKPADLILWAAEHNRLPTVKRLLAAEASLVHSTDEDAYTPIHRAAYSGHVDLAAFLLASGSKVNPRTVDGWTPLHSACRWGHVATATLLLHHGADVNAQTNGGLTPLHLAASHSTSSKTDWRHTLELLLSQRHLKPGLRSNSGESASELARRSGPYHFLFEMVEDCASVLPSP, from the exons ATGGAATTTTCAGACGATTTGAACCAACTGGAGCTTCTAAATACACATGGCCATCTGATTCCGCAAGGGGCTAGCAGCCTTTGGACAGGAAGTAAGGATGAAGAAGGAGAATTGGAGGATGAAGATGAGGTTCACAGTGAGGAATGgtacctacataaagaagaagaTCTCAAAGACAAACCAGCTGATCTGATTCTTTGGGCTGCAGAACACAACCGT TTGCCCACTGTCAAGCGATTGTTAGCTGCAGAAGCTTCGTTGGTACACAGCACAGATGAGGACGCTTACACCCCCATTCACCGCGCAGCCTATAGCGGTCACGTGGACTTGGCAGCTTTCTTGCTGGCTTCCGGCTCAAAAGTGAACCCACGGACCGTCGACGGTTGGACGCCCCTGCACAGCGCCTGCCGCTGGGGACATGTTGCCACGGCGACATTGCTCCTGCATCACGGTGCCGACGTCAACGCGCAGACCAACGGAGGCCTCACACCTCTACACTTAGCGGCATCGCACAGCACTTCATCCAAAACAGACTGGCGACACACTTTGGAGCTCCTACTTTCTCAGCGTCACCTAAAGCCTGGACTTCGTAGCAACAGTGGGGAAAGTGCCAGTGAGCTAGCCAGACGGAGTGGACcctatcacttcctgtttgagaTGGTCGAAGATTGTGCCAGTGTACTTCCCAGCCCATAA
- the ankrd49 gene encoding ankyrin repeat domain-containing protein 49 isoform X1 produces MVDELLTFFYSSKSADVNMEFSDDLNQLELLNTHGHLIPQGASSLWTGSKDEEGELEDEDEVHSEEWYLHKEEDLKDKPADLILWAAEHNRLPTVKRLLAAEASLVHSTDEDAYTPIHRAAYSGHVDLAAFLLASGSKVNPRTVDGWTPLHSACRWGHVATATLLLHHGADVNAQTNGGLTPLHLAASHSTSSKTDWRHTLELLLSQRHLKPGLRSNSGESASELARRSGPYHFLFEMVEDCASVLPSP; encoded by the exons ATGGTGGATGAACTGCtcacttttttttactcaagtaaaagtgcaG ACGTCAACATGGAATTTTCAGACGATTTGAACCAACTGGAGCTTCTAAATACACATGGCCATCTGATTCCGCAAGGGGCTAGCAGCCTTTGGACAGGAAGTAAGGATGAAGAAGGAGAATTGGAGGATGAAGATGAGGTTCACAGTGAGGAATGgtacctacataaagaagaagaTCTCAAAGACAAACCAGCTGATCTGATTCTTTGGGCTGCAGAACACAACCGT TTGCCCACTGTCAAGCGATTGTTAGCTGCAGAAGCTTCGTTGGTACACAGCACAGATGAGGACGCTTACACCCCCATTCACCGCGCAGCCTATAGCGGTCACGTGGACTTGGCAGCTTTCTTGCTGGCTTCCGGCTCAAAAGTGAACCCACGGACCGTCGACGGTTGGACGCCCCTGCACAGCGCCTGCCGCTGGGGACATGTTGCCACGGCGACATTGCTCCTGCATCACGGTGCCGACGTCAACGCGCAGACCAACGGAGGCCTCACACCTCTACACTTAGCGGCATCGCACAGCACTTCATCCAAAACAGACTGGCGACACACTTTGGAGCTCCTACTTTCTCAGCGTCACCTAAAGCCTGGACTTCGTAGCAACAGTGGGGAAAGTGCCAGTGAGCTAGCCAGACGGAGTGGACcctatcacttcctgtttgagaTGGTCGAAGATTGTGCCAGTGTACTTCCCAGCCCATAA